The Rosa chinensis cultivar Old Blush chromosome 7, RchiOBHm-V2, whole genome shotgun sequence DNA segment CACCACATAATAGTTGTGCTTGCTTACAAGGAAATTATTATCATTGCAAATTCCCTTTTCAAACTCAAAAAGAATTAAAgaggaaataaaaaaaggaagtaaTATTATTAGTAGgagtttcttttttctgttaatTAATAATTGTAAAAGATATATTATTAACCTCTGTACACAGGCGACCGTTCAGAACCAATCTTGGAGATTTTGGAATGCCGGAAGGCCTTGATCGGACTTGGAAAATGCCATCCCCTCCCCTTCGTTGGCGGCTTCCCGGAGGAACCGGAATTGGTCGACACCATCGGTACCGCCACCGACCTCGACCTCATCATCATCGTCCTCCTCATCGCCGCCTCGTCGTCTTGTTGTTCCACCTCTTCAATCTCGCCGAACTTCTTCACCGCCGGGGCCGGCTCGGGTTGTACGCTGAACTCGCTGGCCTGGCTCCTCCGCGACGAGCGGAACACGGACGACCAAAAAGAAGGAGTCTTTGGCCGCTCGCTCCTGTCGCCGGAAGTAGTGAGGTCGAAGAGGCGGCCGCCGCTTCCAACGTAGCGGGAGCTGGAGCGGAGGAAAGAGGGAATCGCCACGGAACGGGATCGCCGGAAAGAGGGCTCGCTCTCGAGAAGCTTGGCGACGCGGACGCCGTCGGCGGGGAAGCGGGAGGagttggaggaggaggaagagtcGGAGGAGGTGGTGGCGCAGCAGGGGCAGGGGCGCACGTTAGCGCAGTCGGGGCAGAGCGCGGCGAGGCGCTCGCGGAGGCAAATGTGGCAGATGCCGCTCTTCCGGCGCTTGGAGGGGTGTTTCAGACATTTCCAGACCTCCTCCTCGTCGACGTAGACCGCCGCCATTACGGTGCCGTTTTTCAGTTCCGAGTTCGAAGCAGTCTAATCTCTCCTGCTTCTGCTCTCTCtctggtttggtttttcttctgtGGCTTCGCTTCGGCTTAGGTTTATAACAGGTGGGGTTTGATTGGGGGAGACAACTTAACCATGGTTAAGGATGTTAACCGCAGGTGGAGTTTGGAAATTTGGATTGGTAAACCTTGGCGGACGTGGAAACGCCGCGTTTCGGGGCTAATGGAATTGGTAGAGGTCTTGAATGGGTGTCTTCATGTTGCGAGACTACCCCGAATTTTGGGTTTATTTACAGGAGTGCCATGGCTCAGTTCACACGTGCTGTATGGGAATTGGGAATGAAGGTAGAATGGGACTGGTCATAGGCCGACAACTGGTTCGATGGATACCACAGGGAAAGGAGGGTAGGGGTGGGATTATATTGTAAAGTAAGGAATATCTTTATAGGTGTTTATTGACCTTTTGGAGTTGAAAGCATCTAATTTTGTATTGGTAAAGGGGGTATTAACTTGACTTTTGCAAACGACTAGGTCAGAATTATTATCCCATCATTTTCTACTTTAGCTataataaatttaatttttttggtagAATTAGCTTACCAAATATCCTCCTGCGAGGAAGGTACAAGTTTCCAtgcatgtctttttttttttttttttagagatctAACAACTGGTGTTATTTATTGTGAGAAGTAGTTTTTTGTGATATGTTTATCACATTACGCTATATGAGAAGCAAATTTTGTAATTGATACACTCGTCATTTTgtttaaatttaaaattgagagCATTTATTCTCTCTCAATGCATGTATACTATTGTTCTTGACCAATTCTAGTAAGTTTTTATATTGTCTGTTTACTTAAACTAAACGATGAGGattagtttatttttttagttaaagcAAAACGAGCAGTTTTATGCCCAAAGATATTGTAGATAACAAAATTGCACATTCTTcttcaccaatttttttttgaatttgcaCAATATTACCGACCATattttagtgcatttctctaatcatttcaagtaagtaataCATGATTAATCCAAAGTGAGAAGGCTCCGAGCAATACGGAGCGACCTTGAGAGtgcgaaacctagggtttcgagtGGCGGCGGCGACCGTGCGGTGTCCAGACCAGAGCGACGGCGTGCAGACGGAGCAACAGTTCCTTGGTTGGCGACGTCGGGTTCTGGGGATTGTTCGAAGACCCCATTTGAGGTGGTACTGCTCCGATTCGCGGCGGCTTTAGGCTGAGGTGTTCGAGGGTGTGGTGTGTTCGATCCAAGTGGTGCCGGGCTACGATCGCGTCAGGTTTGTGTGGGTACTGGAGTCTTGGGCGGTGTTTCATACAGACAAGGCGAGAGTCGTCGAGGTCGAGGTGGTCGGGGTTCGACGTCTGGCCATCTTCTGCAGAGTTTGACAGACCGTTTTGATCGAATCTGATGTGGTGGTTAGGTTGGCCGCCGGATCAAACGGCGGTGGAGGCAGCCTGCCAGAAGTGGCCTAGGGTTTCTGCCCTGTTGACTCGAGTTTGGGTTTGGGCCTTTAGGCCTGGGCTCAAGCTTGGTTTGATGGGCTCGAATCTGTGGCAACTTTCTGGGCTTGGGCTAATGAGGCAGGCAAGCCTTCCTAGGAGGCAAGGTttgatttgggcttgggcctctgGGCTTGGGCTCAAGTTGAGGCCAGCTGGGCCCTAATgaattagggtattgagtttgTATGAGGTTGGAtaaacttctatgagtcttctatgacgtttctagttttttgcttgtaccacaattgcatgattggcaagtgagggctagttgaataATTTTTTTCCGTAGGAGGCaaggttttttcattcttgtataggctcgcttaaatgtgagcgtccCAGTGATCCTTAATGGTGTGCtttagcttaggtaggttaATCCGGATTTTCTTGtcggatttcttatgtaagtttcgGTAAACTACATCCTTtttgctgttgatctaatgatatcaacttctatttcaaaaaaaaaaaaatacatgatTAATCCATAACTTAatattcttgttttttttttttgtttatcatAAAGATATTTACCAATTAGGTATCTAACTCTTATAAATCACACAAGTGAACTATCTCTGTCGCTATGTTGAACATCGGAAATGTTTTCGAGGGTatacatcaaaattgaaaggGTGCGACTATTTCCACCCTACTAAatgctttgttcaccctacaatcaatttttttctttaaaatcccaaaattatccttaattacaattattaatagaaaaaaaataattggaGTTAAGTACAATTTTatggataaataaaaatttatccATCAGACATCCCAATTATCATCTCAACTttctataccaaaaaaaaaaaaattatcatcttAGCTTCTTCATCGCCAGTCTATCAAACAATTAGTTAGATGAAATTTTCAATCTATAGCAGCAAGTGAAAATAATTGTTGGTTAGTATTATTTTGTTCTACTTCATGTGACTCGTGTTTGATTCTACGTCACAGTAACTGATGAAGGGAGAAGACAGTGAAGaggaaaaaataattaaaaagtaacaagaaaaaaaagaaaaaggggttGCACCACGATGATGTGCttattttcttattcttttttctttcccagTTTTACATTTTCAATAGtaatatcttttttttgtttgcttaattatttgagggtgaaattgaaattttcaGGGTAAAAATTTAATggtagggtgaacaaagcatTTGGTAAGGTGGAAATAGCCTCACCCAATCGAAACCATGTATCTTTAATAGTTCCAACAGTTCCTAAGTTTATAATAACCGATAGCTAACCTACAATATCTAACACTCAACCTAATTTGACTTCTTGACATTAACTTGATAAGTTCTCACTCATTTCTCATGAAACTCAAACAGCTTATAGAACCCCCATGAAGGATTGACTTTTGTAAAATTATAAGGATCGATCTATGAATAGTTTGAAAGCATGTTTCCTGACTGCACATTGATAAATTCCTCTGATTCGTAATAGAACAGTATTGAGAAGCATAGAAGTTTGTTATTCCATTTTAAGGATGCAAGCTAAATGCATCCTTAAAATTAATTAAGTGTTGAACAGATGAATACCATAAAGTTCTATCATAACAACCATACAATAGCATCGCATTAAGATAGCATCGCATTAAGTTCATGTACAATTTGTGATAAAACATATATAACATGATTTGATCCAAATACTTTGATCCATGCGCGTTGTTTGTAAAATATATTTGATAGAAATTTGATAATTTTCTGAATTGAGGGTTGGAAAATATATAGTCTGTTGATATTATAGTAGTTGCAAATATGTACTGCGTACTGCAGACTAGTGAACCATTGTTCATGTacccagttaaatattaatgttaCATTGAAAATAAGTAGTTAAATCAGCATATATTAGTCATGAAAGATACAACTCATCTAACTAAATGTCCATTTGCTAAAACTAAAggacaattttaatttttcattttctaaagCAAAACCTCATTGCATTCCATACATGCATGTAACAAATTTTTCTTCCACATCGTCGTCAGCTTGACTAAGCAGGACTAACTTGTTCCACAACATTACCAAGCacagctcacttgattgaccTCCATTGCAGCAACGGAAAATTGAAGCCACATTACACGCCTTAATTGATTGCTAATTTGCTATAGCTAGTTACCATCGATCAACTATTCCACAGCTCCTGTCCTTGTCACTAAGACTCCAGCACTTAAAGCAAGTCCACCGGGCATAACCAAGCCCGGGCACCACCTCACAAAATGACCCAGGACAGTAAAATGTCCATTTTCTTCCTTCCACGCACTGGGGTTGGGGCAAGCCAACAATAAATAACCCAGGCCTATTGCTGGGTCAAGTTGGTGACCCAAGGCAATGAGGCATGACCTAGGCTTCCAGTGTGGCCCAAAGtaaagagaggaggagagacGCGCTGGTGGAGAACGTGCGCTGCAGTCGGTTGTCTTCTAGCGGGGACAGAGCTGCAGCGCGCGTGGAGGCAGTTTTTTGTCGATGTCTGGACGTGGGTTGCTGCGTTGGCAAGTACCCATTGGctgcttttgaattttgaaggaAACGATCAACAGATCTGCCCCGTTGGTTGTAATAGTAATTGGGATCAGATGGTGAATAATTAATGACCTAATTATACCAGGTTTAggaaggtgaaaaaaaaaattataaataataacGGCTACATTACAAtgataagaaaaaaaagaagtcaaAATGTCCTATAAATTCCTCACCTTCTATTTTAGCTCtcacacaaaaaaaatcatctttcttAGTTCCTCCTCCTCATAGCTTTCATTTTCCAAAATTTTTTGATTTCAATATGAGCGTACAAGCCAATACAAACGCACAACCCATAATACATCCAAGTATTGACCGGACGAGATGGCAGCCTATGGAAgacattcaattgtgcaagtcttggagatATGTTAGCCAAAATCAGGCAAAGGGTATGGATCGAAGAAAAGATGATCTATGGATAGACATTCGTAAACACTATACCGAACATTGGAATGAATATGTCCGATCAATTCAAGCTTATATGGGGAGGTGGAAAAATTTGAAAGTCGAACTTTATGCTTGTCATTATTCgttaaggcaagcgaaaaattggtacaagagtGGTGCGAATATAATTGATGAAGTAATCCTGACTTAAAATGCTTGGTCTATTCAATTTAAGGTTACCCACATTTACAGGGAAGGCAGCAGCTTGGCTGACAAATTAGCTGAGTATGGAGCTACCAACCTAGGTTCTATTTGGTGGATTACAGTCCCCAACTTCATTGCTGGGCTCTATGTGTTATGAATTCGACCTAGAATTCCTCTTGCGGAAGcagacaagtgcaaaacaatatagataaacGATTGAGAAAACAAACACGAACTTGTTAACAAGGTTCAACaaagaactttgcctacgtccctgggctgcttgggtttcactatagaagaagaatacacgaacaagaatacaagaatctctcacaagaagttctcaccaactCTCGAAacctcacttgctctctctgtttaatgcttcaaagacttgatctactactacaacctatgcccctatttatagatatctaacCAGACCCTATAATACATTGGAAACCTATTCTcaatagacatagaaaccattaccaagtatgattatgtaagcaggtaggaaacaatcaaaactcctctttgatcaaggattaacaaatccttatcctaTGTGGAATTGGATCCACACACCCAACACTATGGTCATGATTTGTCCTTAGGCATTATGTATCGTTTCAGATGGTGAGCTTTTGATTAATTAGTTTTTGTCGTTGTATTgctttctctattgttttttgctcctatcaatagcACTTTTGATAGGTACTTGCACTACTACATGCCAGTTGATACACATCGGTTCAAAACTGATGTCTTTTTCATTTAGCAACTGATGTCTTGTTAAGTGATGTCTCTAAAAATACGAAGATGTGCTTGGagatagataaaaaaaatatataaaaaaataaaaacaacaaaaagaaacaaaagaaaaaggataaaGCATCCATACTTAGCGGTTCCCCATTTCCCGCTATTCCtcaatctttttgttttttccaaTACTTAGTTGAATCTGCAGCTTAGCCTTATCTATTCACAATAtttcaaaataataaaataatattaagTCTTATAAGGACTCATGTCTATATTCTTAATAGACATcagaaaatatcaaatttgatGTCTAAATTTTTAAGACATTGGTTTTCTTCTCAACCGATATCCTTTAAGTGATGTCTATTAAAAGGTTTGCAGTAGTGTTGCCATGTTGAATTATGTCCTGTGAAAGTGGTTTTGGCCTAGTTCCCCCTTACTCTTGtacctttcttctcttttaataAAATTTCGACTAAGGGCGATGAGTTAGCTCTTATGTCGCTTtcctaaaaaaataaagaaaaaagtatgaatttgtagtgtaacacgaatattaatttttatgatctTTTTAgtttatattaaaatttaattacttgATACAAtttactttaaattattagttgatACATTATACATAATTTATACTTAAAATTATTAGTTAATACATTATACTCACCTTATACTTAAAGTTACTAGGTGATGTATTAAAATTtagggttaaatattgtttagtccctgaacttttgCTGAAAAAAACTTCAGTCTCTCGCCTTTTAATTTGACATGTTTACTCCTTGTTCTTTCAGTTTTACACCGAATAGGTCTATTCCGTTAGACTCTGTTAAATTGTGCCGTTAACTctctattttaattataaaattacTATTATACCCCtgactttctttttctttaattttttaattgtttttattcttctctctaatttttttcttgagatttgcaccaataaaattactaattgtttttattcttctcttttatttttgctttctttaattttttttctcttttatttttttttattttgattcgcACCAAtaaattactaatttttttaattgtttttattcttctct contains these protein-coding regions:
- the LOC112179667 gene encoding uncharacterized protein LOC112179667 translates to MAAVYVDEEEVWKCLKHPSKRRKSGICHICLRERLAALCPDCANVRPCPCCATTSSDSSSSSNSSRFPADGVRVAKLLESEPSFRRSRSVAIPSFLRSSSRYVGSGGRLFDLTTSGDRSERPKTPSFWSSVFRSSRRSQASEFSVQPEPAPAVKKFGEIEEVEQQDDEAAMRRTMMMRSRSVAVPMVSTNSGSSGKPPTKGRGWHFPSPIKAFRHSKISKIGSERSPVYRG